The following proteins are encoded in a genomic region of Holophagales bacterium:
- a CDS encoding diguanylate cyclase — protein MKLPEGLSFDHVPELQTLWAELSELRLVLAGLPVLVSAVDRDGLFAFWNRECERVTGYTSQEVVGNANVFDLLYPDPLQRARMSELRRNAGRGFRNVETELTTKYGSVKTVSWSSLSMTYPVDGWDAWAVGVDRTDAKQNEEVLALLAEVNSRLLQREPLDSIHSFICLRVAGIFRFALVSIGQRQNDGTVRMSGIAGPNAPGATAHEIRWDVPSPEGGITGAAIRTGLVQRVEAERDSSFGVAWRNRDAGRRIGASIALPLTARGAVLGALTVHARRPDAFDARTVDLLRRLTQQVSLSLDHAAGLTEIELQSLALDGVQHSVVITSRDGTIEWVNPAFTALTGFSREEALGRTPAIQTSGLHPRSYFEELWTSILAGRTWEGEVTNRRKDGTVYVEDQTITPVRDGKGEIAHFVAVKRDVTERKRYEESIVHLSRHDPLTDLPNRRVVEENLLRLVARAERGLPSSVLLIDLDNFKEVNDRVGHGAGDEVLRSFARLFLDAVRPGDLVGRIGGDEFVVLLEGTGAEEARIAAERICARAAAVSLPEQYDGPPIGASIGVAIVAGHHEPASVLATADAALYDAKAEGKGRVVVRDKPAPPRSGTWRKLE, from the coding sequence ATGAAGCTCCCCGAGGGTCTCAGCTTCGACCACGTCCCCGAGCTCCAGACTCTCTGGGCAGAGCTGTCGGAGCTGCGCCTCGTCCTTGCCGGACTCCCCGTCCTCGTGAGCGCCGTGGACAGGGACGGGCTGTTCGCCTTCTGGAACCGGGAGTGCGAACGGGTCACGGGCTACACATCCCAGGAAGTCGTCGGAAACGCGAACGTGTTCGACCTGCTCTATCCCGACCCGCTCCAGCGGGCGCGGATGAGCGAGCTGAGGCGCAACGCCGGGCGGGGCTTCCGAAACGTCGAGACCGAGCTGACGACGAAGTACGGATCGGTGAAGACCGTCTCCTGGTCGAGCCTTTCCATGACCTATCCGGTCGACGGCTGGGACGCATGGGCCGTCGGCGTCGACAGGACGGACGCGAAGCAGAACGAGGAGGTCCTCGCCCTCCTGGCCGAGGTGAACAGCCGGCTCCTCCAGCGGGAGCCTCTCGACTCCATCCACTCCTTCATCTGCCTCCGCGTCGCCGGCATCTTCCGTTTCGCCCTCGTCTCCATCGGCCAGCGTCAGAACGACGGGACCGTCCGGATGAGCGGTATCGCCGGGCCGAACGCGCCGGGGGCGACGGCGCACGAGATCCGCTGGGACGTCCCTTCCCCCGAGGGCGGAATCACCGGAGCGGCGATCCGCACCGGGCTCGTCCAGCGCGTCGAGGCCGAACGAGACTCTTCCTTCGGAGTCGCCTGGAGGAACCGCGACGCGGGCCGGAGGATCGGCGCCTCCATCGCACTGCCGCTCACCGCCCGCGGCGCCGTCCTCGGCGCCCTGACGGTCCACGCCCGCCGTCCCGACGCGTTCGACGCCAGGACGGTCGACCTCCTGCGCCGCCTGACGCAGCAGGTGTCGCTCTCCCTCGACCACGCGGCCGGCCTGACCGAGATCGAGCTCCAGTCGCTCGCCCTCGACGGCGTGCAGCACTCGGTCGTCATCACCTCGCGCGACGGGACGATCGAGTGGGTGAATCCGGCCTTCACCGCGCTGACCGGCTTCTCGAGGGAGGAAGCGCTCGGCAGGACCCCGGCCATCCAGACGTCGGGGCTCCACCCCCGCTCCTACTTCGAGGAGCTCTGGACGTCGATCCTCGCCGGCCGGACCTGGGAAGGCGAGGTGACGAACCGCAGAAAGGACGGCACGGTCTACGTCGAGGACCAGACGATCACCCCGGTCCGGGACGGGAAGGGAGAGATCGCCCACTTCGTCGCGGTCAAGCGGGACGTCACCGAACGGAAGCGGTACGAGGAGTCGATCGTCCACCTCTCGCGGCACGACCCCCTCACCGACCTTCCGAACCGCCGCGTCGTCGAGGAGAACCTCCTCCGGCTCGTCGCCCGGGCCGAACGCGGGCTTCCGTCGTCCGTCCTCCTGATCGACCTCGACAACTTCAAGGAGGTCAACGACCGGGTCGGCCACGGGGCGGGGGACGAGGTCCTGCGCTCCTTCGCTCGGCTCTTCCTCGACGCGGTCCGGCCGGGCGACCTCGTCGGGCGGATCGGCGGAGACGAGTTCGTCGTCCTGCTCGAGGGGACCGGCGCCGAGGAGGCCAGGATCGCGGCCGAGAGGATCTGCGCGAGGGCGGCGGCCGTTTCCCTGCCGGAGCAGTACGACGGTCCGCCGATCGGCGCGAGCATCGGCGTCGCGATCGTGGCGGGGCACCACGAGCCCGCCTCCGTCCTCGCCACGGCCGACGCCGCGCTCTACGACGCGAAGGCCGAGGGGAAGGGGCGCGTCGTGGTGCGCGACAAGCCTGCCCCTCCCCGAAGCGGCACCTGGCGGAAGCTGGAGTAG
- a CDS encoding polyphenol oxidase family protein, protein MSGLLWPEDGGALFSGLPEGVTAGFSTLALVPDDLEADAGARRLAELLGAPGAPIARLKQVHGASVVEPRGIRPGEVVVAGYGDALVTTERGLVLAIATADCVPVVLVDVEAGALAGVHAGWRGTAARIVDAALDALLDRGARLDRVWALFGPSISGDVYEVGPEVLLALDGTLPSAAVVPGRGDRSWLDVAACNEAALLARGVPAERIVRPRLCTFRESGRFSSWRRDGASAGRIYTGAVLGSRPPGPPAPA, encoded by the coding sequence GTGAGCGGCCTCCTCTGGCCCGAGGATGGCGGGGCGCTTTTCTCCGGGCTTCCCGAAGGGGTGACGGCCGGGTTTTCGACGCTCGCCCTCGTTCCCGACGACCTCGAGGCGGACGCGGGGGCGCGGCGCCTCGCGGAGCTCCTCGGCGCGCCGGGGGCGCCGATTGCGCGTCTGAAGCAGGTGCACGGCGCCTCGGTCGTCGAGCCGCGGGGTATCCGGCCGGGCGAGGTCGTGGTCGCGGGATACGGGGACGCCCTCGTCACGACCGAGCGAGGTCTCGTCCTCGCGATCGCGACCGCCGACTGCGTCCCGGTGGTGCTCGTCGACGTCGAGGCGGGCGCGCTCGCGGGAGTCCACGCCGGCTGGCGCGGAACGGCGGCGCGCATCGTGGACGCGGCCCTCGACGCACTCCTGGACCGCGGGGCGCGACTCGACCGCGTCTGGGCGCTCTTCGGACCTTCGATCTCGGGAGACGTCTACGAGGTGGGGCCCGAGGTCCTGCTGGCGCTCGACGGGACCCTGCCCTCCGCGGCGGTCGTCCCGGGCCGCGGAGACCGGAGCTGGCTCGACGTCGCGGCGTGCAACGAAGCGGCGCTTCTCGCGCGCGGGGTCCCGGCGGAGCGGATCGTCCGGCCACGGCTCTGCACGTTCCGGGAGAGCGGCAGATTCTCCTCCTGGCGGCGGGACGGGGCGAGCGCGGGGAGGATCTACACCGGAGCCGTGCTCGGATCGAGGCCGCCGGGCCCGCCAGCGCCGGCCTGA
- a CDS encoding DUF456 domain-containing protein has translation MPDAALWLLALLLVLAGIAGAILPAIPGAPLVFGGLFLGAWIDRFARVGWFPLVVIGLLMVLTFAVDVAATALGAKKAGASPLALVGAGVGTVAGLFFGFVGVLVGPFVGAALGEYLARRDLRQAGRAGLGTWLGIVLGSAAKIALMLAMVGVFAVAWLV, from the coding sequence GTGCCCGACGCCGCCCTCTGGCTCCTCGCCCTCCTCCTCGTCCTGGCGGGGATCGCGGGAGCGATCCTCCCGGCGATCCCGGGCGCACCGCTCGTCTTCGGAGGACTCTTCCTGGGGGCCTGGATCGACCGCTTCGCGAGGGTGGGCTGGTTCCCGCTCGTCGTCATCGGGCTCCTCATGGTCCTCACGTTCGCCGTCGACGTCGCGGCGACCGCGCTCGGCGCGAAGAAGGCCGGGGCGAGCCCGCTCGCCCTCGTGGGCGCCGGCGTCGGAACCGTCGCGGGCCTCTTCTTCGGTTTCGTCGGCGTCCTGGTGGGGCCGTTCGTCGGGGCGGCGCTCGGCGAGTACCTCGCCCGCAGGGACCTGAGGCAGGCGGGCCGGGCGGGCCTCGGCACGTGGCTCGGCATCGTTCTCGGAAGCGCCGCGAAGATTGCGCTGATGCTCGCGATGGTCGGGGTCTTCGCCGTCGCGTGGCTCGTGTGA
- a CDS encoding CBS domain-containing protein, producing MPTAGDLLAQKKSGGVITVAPDATVKDAARLMHDHRIGSLVVADGESLRGIFTERDVLWRVVAQGKDAASTTVGEVMTADVIVVRPDREVDEIEAIMREHRIRHVPVAADHGLLGVLSIGDLNAFRADADHQKVEYLTEYIYGRS from the coding sequence ATGCCGACCGCAGGAGACCTCCTCGCCCAGAAGAAGTCCGGCGGAGTGATCACCGTCGCGCCGGACGCCACCGTGAAGGACGCCGCCCGCCTCATGCACGATCACCGGATCGGCTCTCTCGTCGTCGCCGACGGGGAGTCCCTCAGGGGCATCTTCACCGAGCGTGACGTCCTGTGGCGCGTCGTGGCCCAGGGGAAAGACGCCGCGTCGACCACCGTGGGGGAGGTGATGACGGCCGACGTGATCGTCGTCCGGCCCGACCGGGAGGTCGACGAGATCGAGGCGATCATGAGGGAGCACCGGATCCGCCACGTTCCCGTCGCCGCGGATCACGGCCTTCTCGGTGTCCTCTCGATCGGCGACCTCAACGCGTTCCGTGCCGACGCCGACCACCAGAAGGTCGAGTACCTGACCGAGTACATCTACGGCCGCAGCTGA
- a CDS encoding serine/threonine protein kinase, translating into MAVLGTGALLGRYRLEERIGAGGMAEVWRALDLGLERHVAVKVMSLDAVSTDASFVPRFLREAKLSARLEHPHILPIYDFGQVDDLLFLVMPLLPGGTLRDRAREGVPGSLAMEWLRALASALDYAHGEGIVHRDVKPANVLFDKTGRLFLADFGLAREARSESLTVAGTVLGTPVYMSPEQVRGEQAGPRSDQYALGVLAYYLLAGAPPFEANSVFVVMEKTLRDEPALPSAINPVLHRSVDYVLLKVLEKRPSERFESCGAFIEALERASRRGTDPGAHTQTRA; encoded by the coding sequence GTGGCGGTCCTGGGCACAGGGGCGCTCCTCGGCCGGTACCGGCTGGAAGAGCGGATAGGGGCGGGCGGGATGGCGGAGGTCTGGCGCGCGCTGGACCTCGGCCTCGAGAGGCACGTCGCCGTGAAGGTGATGTCGCTCGACGCCGTCTCGACCGATGCGTCGTTCGTTCCGCGTTTCCTTCGCGAGGCGAAACTGTCCGCCCGGCTCGAGCACCCGCACATCCTCCCGATCTACGACTTCGGGCAGGTGGACGACCTCCTTTTCCTCGTCATGCCGCTGCTGCCCGGGGGAACGCTTCGGGACCGGGCCCGCGAAGGCGTCCCGGGAAGTCTCGCGATGGAGTGGCTCCGGGCCCTCGCGTCCGCCCTCGACTACGCGCACGGCGAGGGGATCGTCCACCGGGACGTGAAGCCGGCGAACGTCCTCTTCGACAAGACGGGGCGGCTCTTCCTGGCCGACTTCGGCCTCGCGCGGGAGGCCCGGAGCGAGAGCCTCACGGTGGCCGGGACGGTCCTCGGGACACCGGTCTACATGTCGCCAGAGCAGGTGAGGGGCGAGCAGGCCGGGCCGCGCTCCGACCAGTACGCGCTCGGCGTTCTGGCCTACTACCTCCTGGCGGGGGCGCCGCCGTTCGAGGCGAACTCGGTCTTCGTCGTGATGGAGAAGACGCTGCGCGACGAGCCGGCGCTTCCGTCCGCGATCAACCCCGTCCTCCACCGCTCGGTCGACTACGTCCTCCTGAAGGTCCTGGAGAAGAGACCCTCGGAGCGGTTCGAGTCGTGCGGCGCCTTCATCGAGGCCCTCGAGCGCGCCTCGCGGCGCGGGACCGACCCGGGCGCGCACACGCAGACCCGCGCGTAG